A region from the Macaca mulatta isolate MMU2019108-1 chromosome 13, T2T-MMU8v2.0, whole genome shotgun sequence genome encodes:
- the RTKN gene encoding rhotekin isoform X2 — MQDRLHILEDLNMLYIRQMALSLEDTELQRKLDHEIRMREGACKLLAACSQREQALEATKSLLVCNSRILSYMGELQRRKEAQVLGKTGRRPSDSGPPAERSPCRGRVCISDLRIPLMWKDTEYFKNKGDLHRWAVFLLLQLGEHIQDTEMILVDRTLTDISFQSNVLFAEAGPDFELRLELYGACVEEEGALTGAPKRLATKLSSSLGRSSGRRVRASLDSAGGSGSSPILLPTPAVGGPRYHLLAHTTLTLAAVQDGFRTHDLTLASHEENPAWLPLYGSVCCRLAAQPLCMTQPTASGTLRVQPAGEMQNWAQVHGVLKGTNLFCYRRPEDADTGEEPLLTIAINKETRVRAGELDQALGRPFTLSISNQYGDDEVTHTLQTESREALQSWMEALWQLFFDMSQWKQCCDEIMKIETPASRKPPQALAKQGSLYHEMAIEPLDDIAAVTDILTQREGARLETPPPWLAMFTDQPALPNPCSPASVAPAPAWTHPLPWGRPRTFSLDAVPPDHFPRARSVAPLPPQRSPRTRGLCSKGQPRTWLQSPV, encoded by the exons GACACGGAGTTGCAGAGGAAGCTAGACCATGAGATCCGGATGAGGGAAGGGGCCTGTAAGCTGCTGGCAGCCTGCTCCCAGCGAGAGCAGGCTCTGGAGGCCACCAAGAGCCTGCTAGTGTGCAACAGCCGCATCCTCAGCTACATGGGCGAGCTGCAGCGGCGCAAGGAGGCGCAGGTGCTGGGGAAGACAGGCCGGCG GCCTTCTGACAGTGGCCCGCCCGCTGAGCGCTCCCCCTGCCGCGGCCGGGTCTGCATCTCCG ACCTCCGGATTCCACTCATGTGGAAGGACACAGAATATTTCAAGAACAAAGGTG ACTTGCACCGCTGGGCTGTGTTCCTGCTACTGCAGCTGGGGGAACACATCCAGGACACAGAGATGATCCTGGTGGACAGGACCCTTACAGACATCTCCTTTCAGAGCAATGTGCTCTT CGCTGAGGCGGGGCCAGACTTTGAACTTCGGTTAGAGCTGTATGGGGCCTGTGTGGAAGAAGAGGGGGCCCTGACTGGTGCCCCCAAGAGGCTTGCCACCAAACTCAGCAGCTCCCTGGGCCGCTCCTCAGGGAGGCGTGTCCGGGCATCGCTGGACAGTGCTGGGGGTTCAGGGAGCAGTCCCATCTTGCTTCCCACCCCAGCTGTTGG TGGTCCTCGTTACCACCTCTTGGCTCACACCACACTCACCCTGGCAGCAGTGCAAGATGGATTCCGCACACATGACCTCACCCTTGCCAGTCATG AGGAGAACCCTGCCTGGCTACCCCTTTATGGTAGTGTGTGTTGCCGTCTGGCAGCTCAGCCTCTCTGCATGACTCAGCCTACTGCAAGTGGTACCCTCagggtgcag CCAGCTGGGGAGATGCAGAACTGGGCACAAGTGCATGGAGTTCTAAAAGGCACAAACCTCTTCTGTTACCGGCGACCTGAGGATGCAGACACTGGGGAAGAGCCGCTGCTTACTATTGCCATCAACAAG GAGACTCGAGTCCGGGCAGGGGAGCTGGACCAGGCTCTAGGACGGCCCTTCACGCTAAGCATCAGTAACCAGTATGGGGATGATGAGGTGACACACACCCTTCAGACAGAAAGTCGGGAAGCCCTGCAGAGCTGGATGGAGGCTCTGTGGCAGCTTTTCTTTGACATGA GCCAGTGGAAGCAGTGTTGTGATGAAATCATGAAAATTGAAACTCCTGCTTCCCGGAAACCACCCCAAGCACTGGCAAAGCAGGGGTCCTTGTACCATGAGATGG CTATTGAGCCGCTGGATGACATCGCAGCGGTGACAGACATCCTGACCCAGCGGGAGGGCGCAAGGCTGGAAACACCCCCACCCTGGCTGGCAATGTTTACAGACCAGCCTGCCCTGCCTAACCCCTGCTCGCCTGCCTCAgtggccccagccccagcctggacCCACCCCCTGCCCTGGGGGAGACCCCGAACCTTTTCCCTGGATGCTGTACCCCCAGACCACTTCCCGAGGGCTCGCTCGGTTgcccccctcccacctcagcgaTCCCCACGGACCAGAGGCCTCTGCAGTAAAGGCCAACCTCGCACTTGGCTCCAGTCACCAGTGTGA
- the RTKN gene encoding rhotekin isoform X8 yields the protein MDRAWEGSDTELQRKLDHEIRMREGACKLLAACSQREQALEATKSLLVCNSRILSYMGELQRRKEAQVLGKTGRRPSDSGPPAERSPCRGRVCISDLRIPLMWKDTEYFKNKGDLHRWAVFLLLQLGEHIQDTEMILVDRTLTDISFQSNVLFAEAGPDFELRLELYGACVEEEGALTGAPKRLATKLSSSLGRSSGRRVRASLDSAGGSGSSPILLPTPAVGGPRYHLLAHTTLTLAAVQDGFRTHDLTLASHEENPAWLPLYGSVCCRLAAQPLCMTQPTASGTLRVQPAGEMQNWAQVHGVLKGTNLFCYRRPEDADTGEEPLLTIAINKETRVRAGELDQALGRPFTLSISNQYGDDEVTHTLQTESREALQSWMEALWQLFFDMSQWKQCCDEIMKIETPASRKPPQALAKQGSLYHEMVLSEPIAPGGLGEGLLLQDNAISAEIRALLSSYYSDR from the exons GACACGGAGTTGCAGAGGAAGCTAGACCATGAGATCCGGATGAGGGAAGGGGCCTGTAAGCTGCTGGCAGCCTGCTCCCAGCGAGAGCAGGCTCTGGAGGCCACCAAGAGCCTGCTAGTGTGCAACAGCCGCATCCTCAGCTACATGGGCGAGCTGCAGCGGCGCAAGGAGGCGCAGGTGCTGGGGAAGACAGGCCGGCG GCCTTCTGACAGTGGCCCGCCCGCTGAGCGCTCCCCCTGCCGCGGCCGGGTCTGCATCTCCG ACCTCCGGATTCCACTCATGTGGAAGGACACAGAATATTTCAAGAACAAAGGTG ACTTGCACCGCTGGGCTGTGTTCCTGCTACTGCAGCTGGGGGAACACATCCAGGACACAGAGATGATCCTGGTGGACAGGACCCTTACAGACATCTCCTTTCAGAGCAATGTGCTCTT CGCTGAGGCGGGGCCAGACTTTGAACTTCGGTTAGAGCTGTATGGGGCCTGTGTGGAAGAAGAGGGGGCCCTGACTGGTGCCCCCAAGAGGCTTGCCACCAAACTCAGCAGCTCCCTGGGCCGCTCCTCAGGGAGGCGTGTCCGGGCATCGCTGGACAGTGCTGGGGGTTCAGGGAGCAGTCCCATCTTGCTTCCCACCCCAGCTGTTGG TGGTCCTCGTTACCACCTCTTGGCTCACACCACACTCACCCTGGCAGCAGTGCAAGATGGATTCCGCACACATGACCTCACCCTTGCCAGTCATG AGGAGAACCCTGCCTGGCTACCCCTTTATGGTAGTGTGTGTTGCCGTCTGGCAGCTCAGCCTCTCTGCATGACTCAGCCTACTGCAAGTGGTACCCTCagggtgcag CCAGCTGGGGAGATGCAGAACTGGGCACAAGTGCATGGAGTTCTAAAAGGCACAAACCTCTTCTGTTACCGGCGACCTGAGGATGCAGACACTGGGGAAGAGCCGCTGCTTACTATTGCCATCAACAAG GAGACTCGAGTCCGGGCAGGGGAGCTGGACCAGGCTCTAGGACGGCCCTTCACGCTAAGCATCAGTAACCAGTATGGGGATGATGAGGTGACACACACCCTTCAGACAGAAAGTCGGGAAGCCCTGCAGAGCTGGATGGAGGCTCTGTGGCAGCTTTTCTTTGACATGA GCCAGTGGAAGCAGTGTTGTGATGAAATCATGAAAATTGAAACTCCTGCTTCCCGGAAACCACCCCAAGCACTGGCAAAGCAGGGGTCCTTGTACCATGAGATGG TTTTATCAGAGCCTATAGCCCCAGGGGGCCTAGGTGAGGGGCTGCTCCTGCAGGATAACGCAATCTCGGCTGAGATCCGGGCTTTGCTTTCCTCCTATTACAGTGACAGGTGA
- the RTKN gene encoding rhotekin isoform X5: MQDRLHILEDLNMLYIRQMALSLEDTELQRKLDHEIRMREGACKLLAACSQREQALEATKSLLVCNSRILSYMGELQRRKEAQVLGKTGRRPSDSGPPAERSPCRGRVCISDLRIPLMWKDTEYFKNKGDLHRWAVFLLLQLGEHIQDTEMILVDRTLTDISFQSNVLFGPRYHLLAHTTLTLAAVQDGFRTHDLTLASHEENPAWLPLYGSVCCRLAAQPLCMTQPTASGTLRVQPAGEMQNWAQVHGVLKGTNLFCYRRPEDADTGEEPLLTIAINKETRVRAGELDQALGRPFTLSISNQYGDDEVTHTLQTESREALQSWMEALWQLFFDMSQWKQCCDEIMKIETPASRKPPQALAKQGSLYHEMAIEPLDDIAAVTDILTQREGARLETPPPWLAMFTDQPALPNPCSPASVAPAPAWTHPLPWGRPRTFSLDAVPPDHFPRARSVAPLPPQRSPRTRGLCSKGQPRTWLQSPV, encoded by the exons GACACGGAGTTGCAGAGGAAGCTAGACCATGAGATCCGGATGAGGGAAGGGGCCTGTAAGCTGCTGGCAGCCTGCTCCCAGCGAGAGCAGGCTCTGGAGGCCACCAAGAGCCTGCTAGTGTGCAACAGCCGCATCCTCAGCTACATGGGCGAGCTGCAGCGGCGCAAGGAGGCGCAGGTGCTGGGGAAGACAGGCCGGCG GCCTTCTGACAGTGGCCCGCCCGCTGAGCGCTCCCCCTGCCGCGGCCGGGTCTGCATCTCCG ACCTCCGGATTCCACTCATGTGGAAGGACACAGAATATTTCAAGAACAAAGGTG ACTTGCACCGCTGGGCTGTGTTCCTGCTACTGCAGCTGGGGGAACACATCCAGGACACAGAGATGATCCTGGTGGACAGGACCCTTACAGACATCTCCTTTCAGAGCAATGTGCTCTT TGGTCCTCGTTACCACCTCTTGGCTCACACCACACTCACCCTGGCAGCAGTGCAAGATGGATTCCGCACACATGACCTCACCCTTGCCAGTCATG AGGAGAACCCTGCCTGGCTACCCCTTTATGGTAGTGTGTGTTGCCGTCTGGCAGCTCAGCCTCTCTGCATGACTCAGCCTACTGCAAGTGGTACCCTCagggtgcag CCAGCTGGGGAGATGCAGAACTGGGCACAAGTGCATGGAGTTCTAAAAGGCACAAACCTCTTCTGTTACCGGCGACCTGAGGATGCAGACACTGGGGAAGAGCCGCTGCTTACTATTGCCATCAACAAG GAGACTCGAGTCCGGGCAGGGGAGCTGGACCAGGCTCTAGGACGGCCCTTCACGCTAAGCATCAGTAACCAGTATGGGGATGATGAGGTGACACACACCCTTCAGACAGAAAGTCGGGAAGCCCTGCAGAGCTGGATGGAGGCTCTGTGGCAGCTTTTCTTTGACATGA GCCAGTGGAAGCAGTGTTGTGATGAAATCATGAAAATTGAAACTCCTGCTTCCCGGAAACCACCCCAAGCACTGGCAAAGCAGGGGTCCTTGTACCATGAGATGG CTATTGAGCCGCTGGATGACATCGCAGCGGTGACAGACATCCTGACCCAGCGGGAGGGCGCAAGGCTGGAAACACCCCCACCCTGGCTGGCAATGTTTACAGACCAGCCTGCCCTGCCTAACCCCTGCTCGCCTGCCTCAgtggccccagccccagcctggacCCACCCCCTGCCCTGGGGGAGACCCCGAACCTTTTCCCTGGATGCTGTACCCCCAGACCACTTCCCGAGGGCTCGCTCGGTTgcccccctcccacctcagcgaTCCCCACGGACCAGAGGCCTCTGCAGTAAAGGCCAACCTCGCACTTGGCTCCAGTCACCAGTGTGA
- the RTKN gene encoding rhotekin isoform X7, giving the protein MDRAWEGSDTELQRKLDHEIRMREGACKLLAACSQREQALEATKSLLVCNSRILSYMGELQRRKEAQVLGKTGRRPSDSGPPAERSPCRGRVCISDLRIPLMWKDTEYFKNKGDLHRWAVFLLLQLGEHIQDTEMILVDRTLTDISFQSNVLFGPRYHLLAHTTLTLAAVQDGFRTHDLTLASHEENPAWLPLYGSVCCRLAAQPLCMTQPTASGTLRVQPAGEMQNWAQVHGVLKGTNLFCYRRPEDADTGEEPLLTIAINKETRVRAGELDQALGRPFTLSISNQYGDDEVTHTLQTESREALQSWMEALWQLFFDMSQWKQCCDEIMKIETPASRKPPQALAKQGSLYHEMAIEPLDDIAAVTDILTQREGARLETPPPWLAMFTDQPALPNPCSPASVAPAPAWTHPLPWGRPRTFSLDAVPPDHFPRARSVAPLPPQRSPRTRGLCSKGQPRTWLQSPV; this is encoded by the exons GACACGGAGTTGCAGAGGAAGCTAGACCATGAGATCCGGATGAGGGAAGGGGCCTGTAAGCTGCTGGCAGCCTGCTCCCAGCGAGAGCAGGCTCTGGAGGCCACCAAGAGCCTGCTAGTGTGCAACAGCCGCATCCTCAGCTACATGGGCGAGCTGCAGCGGCGCAAGGAGGCGCAGGTGCTGGGGAAGACAGGCCGGCG GCCTTCTGACAGTGGCCCGCCCGCTGAGCGCTCCCCCTGCCGCGGCCGGGTCTGCATCTCCG ACCTCCGGATTCCACTCATGTGGAAGGACACAGAATATTTCAAGAACAAAGGTG ACTTGCACCGCTGGGCTGTGTTCCTGCTACTGCAGCTGGGGGAACACATCCAGGACACAGAGATGATCCTGGTGGACAGGACCCTTACAGACATCTCCTTTCAGAGCAATGTGCTCTT TGGTCCTCGTTACCACCTCTTGGCTCACACCACACTCACCCTGGCAGCAGTGCAAGATGGATTCCGCACACATGACCTCACCCTTGCCAGTCATG AGGAGAACCCTGCCTGGCTACCCCTTTATGGTAGTGTGTGTTGCCGTCTGGCAGCTCAGCCTCTCTGCATGACTCAGCCTACTGCAAGTGGTACCCTCagggtgcag CCAGCTGGGGAGATGCAGAACTGGGCACAAGTGCATGGAGTTCTAAAAGGCACAAACCTCTTCTGTTACCGGCGACCTGAGGATGCAGACACTGGGGAAGAGCCGCTGCTTACTATTGCCATCAACAAG GAGACTCGAGTCCGGGCAGGGGAGCTGGACCAGGCTCTAGGACGGCCCTTCACGCTAAGCATCAGTAACCAGTATGGGGATGATGAGGTGACACACACCCTTCAGACAGAAAGTCGGGAAGCCCTGCAGAGCTGGATGGAGGCTCTGTGGCAGCTTTTCTTTGACATGA GCCAGTGGAAGCAGTGTTGTGATGAAATCATGAAAATTGAAACTCCTGCTTCCCGGAAACCACCCCAAGCACTGGCAAAGCAGGGGTCCTTGTACCATGAGATGG CTATTGAGCCGCTGGATGACATCGCAGCGGTGACAGACATCCTGACCCAGCGGGAGGGCGCAAGGCTGGAAACACCCCCACCCTGGCTGGCAATGTTTACAGACCAGCCTGCCCTGCCTAACCCCTGCTCGCCTGCCTCAgtggccccagccccagcctggacCCACCCCCTGCCCTGGGGGAGACCCCGAACCTTTTCCCTGGATGCTGTACCCCCAGACCACTTCCCGAGGGCTCGCTCGGTTgcccccctcccacctcagcgaTCCCCACGGACCAGAGGCCTCTGCAGTAAAGGCCAACCTCGCACTTGGCTCCAGTCACCAGTGTGA
- the RTKN gene encoding rhotekin isoform X1, producing the protein MFSRNHRSRVTVARGSALEMEFKRGRFRLSLFSDPPEDTELQRKLDHEIRMREGACKLLAACSQREQALEATKSLLVCNSRILSYMGELQRRKEAQVLGKTGRRPSDSGPPAERSPCRGRVCISDLRIPLMWKDTEYFKNKGDLHRWAVFLLLQLGEHIQDTEMILVDRTLTDISFQSNVLFAEAGPDFELRLELYGACVEEEGALTGAPKRLATKLSSSLGRSSGRRVRASLDSAGGSGSSPILLPTPAVGGPRYHLLAHTTLTLAAVQDGFRTHDLTLASHEENPAWLPLYGSVCCRLAAQPLCMTQPTASGTLRVQPAGEMQNWAQVHGVLKGTNLFCYRRPEDADTGEEPLLTIAINKETRVRAGELDQALGRPFTLSISNQYGDDEVTHTLQTESREALQSWMEALWQLFFDMSQWKQCCDEIMKIETPASRKPPQALAKQGSLYHEMAIEPLDDIAAVTDILTQREGARLETPPPWLAMFTDQPALPNPCSPASVAPAPAWTHPLPWGRPRTFSLDAVPPDHFPRARSVAPLPPQRSPRTRGLCSKGQPRTWLQSPV; encoded by the exons GACACGGAGTTGCAGAGGAAGCTAGACCATGAGATCCGGATGAGGGAAGGGGCCTGTAAGCTGCTGGCAGCCTGCTCCCAGCGAGAGCAGGCTCTGGAGGCCACCAAGAGCCTGCTAGTGTGCAACAGCCGCATCCTCAGCTACATGGGCGAGCTGCAGCGGCGCAAGGAGGCGCAGGTGCTGGGGAAGACAGGCCGGCG GCCTTCTGACAGTGGCCCGCCCGCTGAGCGCTCCCCCTGCCGCGGCCGGGTCTGCATCTCCG ACCTCCGGATTCCACTCATGTGGAAGGACACAGAATATTTCAAGAACAAAGGTG ACTTGCACCGCTGGGCTGTGTTCCTGCTACTGCAGCTGGGGGAACACATCCAGGACACAGAGATGATCCTGGTGGACAGGACCCTTACAGACATCTCCTTTCAGAGCAATGTGCTCTT CGCTGAGGCGGGGCCAGACTTTGAACTTCGGTTAGAGCTGTATGGGGCCTGTGTGGAAGAAGAGGGGGCCCTGACTGGTGCCCCCAAGAGGCTTGCCACCAAACTCAGCAGCTCCCTGGGCCGCTCCTCAGGGAGGCGTGTCCGGGCATCGCTGGACAGTGCTGGGGGTTCAGGGAGCAGTCCCATCTTGCTTCCCACCCCAGCTGTTGG TGGTCCTCGTTACCACCTCTTGGCTCACACCACACTCACCCTGGCAGCAGTGCAAGATGGATTCCGCACACATGACCTCACCCTTGCCAGTCATG AGGAGAACCCTGCCTGGCTACCCCTTTATGGTAGTGTGTGTTGCCGTCTGGCAGCTCAGCCTCTCTGCATGACTCAGCCTACTGCAAGTGGTACCCTCagggtgcag CCAGCTGGGGAGATGCAGAACTGGGCACAAGTGCATGGAGTTCTAAAAGGCACAAACCTCTTCTGTTACCGGCGACCTGAGGATGCAGACACTGGGGAAGAGCCGCTGCTTACTATTGCCATCAACAAG GAGACTCGAGTCCGGGCAGGGGAGCTGGACCAGGCTCTAGGACGGCCCTTCACGCTAAGCATCAGTAACCAGTATGGGGATGATGAGGTGACACACACCCTTCAGACAGAAAGTCGGGAAGCCCTGCAGAGCTGGATGGAGGCTCTGTGGCAGCTTTTCTTTGACATGA GCCAGTGGAAGCAGTGTTGTGATGAAATCATGAAAATTGAAACTCCTGCTTCCCGGAAACCACCCCAAGCACTGGCAAAGCAGGGGTCCTTGTACCATGAGATGG CTATTGAGCCGCTGGATGACATCGCAGCGGTGACAGACATCCTGACCCAGCGGGAGGGCGCAAGGCTGGAAACACCCCCACCCTGGCTGGCAATGTTTACAGACCAGCCTGCCCTGCCTAACCCCTGCTCGCCTGCCTCAgtggccccagccccagcctggacCCACCCCCTGCCCTGGGGGAGACCCCGAACCTTTTCCCTGGATGCTGTACCCCCAGACCACTTCCCGAGGGCTCGCTCGGTTgcccccctcccacctcagcgaTCCCCACGGACCAGAGGCCTCTGCAGTAAAGGCCAACCTCGCACTTGGCTCCAGTCACCAGTGTGA
- the RTKN gene encoding rhotekin isoform X3: MDRAWEGSDTELQRKLDHEIRMREGACKLLAACSQREQALEATKSLLVCNSRILSYMGELQRRKEAQVLGKTGRRPSDSGPPAERSPCRGRVCISDLRIPLMWKDTEYFKNKGDLHRWAVFLLLQLGEHIQDTEMILVDRTLTDISFQSNVLFAEAGPDFELRLELYGACVEEEGALTGAPKRLATKLSSSLGRSSGRRVRASLDSAGGSGSSPILLPTPAVGGPRYHLLAHTTLTLAAVQDGFRTHDLTLASHEENPAWLPLYGSVCCRLAAQPLCMTQPTASGTLRVQPAGEMQNWAQVHGVLKGTNLFCYRRPEDADTGEEPLLTIAINKETRVRAGELDQALGRPFTLSISNQYGDDEVTHTLQTESREALQSWMEALWQLFFDMSQWKQCCDEIMKIETPASRKPPQALAKQGSLYHEMAIEPLDDIAAVTDILTQREGARLETPPPWLAMFTDQPALPNPCSPASVAPAPAWTHPLPWGRPRTFSLDAVPPDHFPRARSVAPLPPQRSPRTRGLCSKGQPRTWLQSPV; encoded by the exons GACACGGAGTTGCAGAGGAAGCTAGACCATGAGATCCGGATGAGGGAAGGGGCCTGTAAGCTGCTGGCAGCCTGCTCCCAGCGAGAGCAGGCTCTGGAGGCCACCAAGAGCCTGCTAGTGTGCAACAGCCGCATCCTCAGCTACATGGGCGAGCTGCAGCGGCGCAAGGAGGCGCAGGTGCTGGGGAAGACAGGCCGGCG GCCTTCTGACAGTGGCCCGCCCGCTGAGCGCTCCCCCTGCCGCGGCCGGGTCTGCATCTCCG ACCTCCGGATTCCACTCATGTGGAAGGACACAGAATATTTCAAGAACAAAGGTG ACTTGCACCGCTGGGCTGTGTTCCTGCTACTGCAGCTGGGGGAACACATCCAGGACACAGAGATGATCCTGGTGGACAGGACCCTTACAGACATCTCCTTTCAGAGCAATGTGCTCTT CGCTGAGGCGGGGCCAGACTTTGAACTTCGGTTAGAGCTGTATGGGGCCTGTGTGGAAGAAGAGGGGGCCCTGACTGGTGCCCCCAAGAGGCTTGCCACCAAACTCAGCAGCTCCCTGGGCCGCTCCTCAGGGAGGCGTGTCCGGGCATCGCTGGACAGTGCTGGGGGTTCAGGGAGCAGTCCCATCTTGCTTCCCACCCCAGCTGTTGG TGGTCCTCGTTACCACCTCTTGGCTCACACCACACTCACCCTGGCAGCAGTGCAAGATGGATTCCGCACACATGACCTCACCCTTGCCAGTCATG AGGAGAACCCTGCCTGGCTACCCCTTTATGGTAGTGTGTGTTGCCGTCTGGCAGCTCAGCCTCTCTGCATGACTCAGCCTACTGCAAGTGGTACCCTCagggtgcag CCAGCTGGGGAGATGCAGAACTGGGCACAAGTGCATGGAGTTCTAAAAGGCACAAACCTCTTCTGTTACCGGCGACCTGAGGATGCAGACACTGGGGAAGAGCCGCTGCTTACTATTGCCATCAACAAG GAGACTCGAGTCCGGGCAGGGGAGCTGGACCAGGCTCTAGGACGGCCCTTCACGCTAAGCATCAGTAACCAGTATGGGGATGATGAGGTGACACACACCCTTCAGACAGAAAGTCGGGAAGCCCTGCAGAGCTGGATGGAGGCTCTGTGGCAGCTTTTCTTTGACATGA GCCAGTGGAAGCAGTGTTGTGATGAAATCATGAAAATTGAAACTCCTGCTTCCCGGAAACCACCCCAAGCACTGGCAAAGCAGGGGTCCTTGTACCATGAGATGG CTATTGAGCCGCTGGATGACATCGCAGCGGTGACAGACATCCTGACCCAGCGGGAGGGCGCAAGGCTGGAAACACCCCCACCCTGGCTGGCAATGTTTACAGACCAGCCTGCCCTGCCTAACCCCTGCTCGCCTGCCTCAgtggccccagccccagcctggacCCACCCCCTGCCCTGGGGGAGACCCCGAACCTTTTCCCTGGATGCTGTACCCCCAGACCACTTCCCGAGGGCTCGCTCGGTTgcccccctcccacctcagcgaTCCCCACGGACCAGAGGCCTCTGCAGTAAAGGCCAACCTCGCACTTGGCTCCAGTCACCAGTGTGA
- the RTKN gene encoding rhotekin isoform X6, with the protein MQDRLHILEDLNMLYIRQMALSLEDTELQRKLDHEIRMREGACKLLAACSQREQALEATKSLLVCNSRILSYMGELQRRKEAQVLGKTGRRPSDSGPPAERSPCRGRVCISDLRIPLMWKDTEYFKNKGDLHRWAVFLLLQLGEHIQDTEMILVDRTLTDISFQSNVLFAEAGPDFELRLELYGACVEEEGALTGAPKRLATKLSSSLGRSSGRRVRASLDSAGGSGSSPILLPTPAVGGPRYHLLAHTTLTLAAVQDGFRTHDLTLASHEENPAWLPLYGSVCCRLAAQPLCMTQPTASGTLRVQPAGEMQNWAQVHGVLKGTNLFCYRRPEDADTGEEPLLTIAINKETRVRAGELDQALGRPFTLSISNQYGDDEVTHTLQTESREALQSWMEALWQLFFDMSQWKQCCDEIMKIETPASRKPPQALAKQGSLYHEMVLSEPIAPGGLGEGLLLQDNAISAEIRALLSSYYSDR; encoded by the exons GACACGGAGTTGCAGAGGAAGCTAGACCATGAGATCCGGATGAGGGAAGGGGCCTGTAAGCTGCTGGCAGCCTGCTCCCAGCGAGAGCAGGCTCTGGAGGCCACCAAGAGCCTGCTAGTGTGCAACAGCCGCATCCTCAGCTACATGGGCGAGCTGCAGCGGCGCAAGGAGGCGCAGGTGCTGGGGAAGACAGGCCGGCG GCCTTCTGACAGTGGCCCGCCCGCTGAGCGCTCCCCCTGCCGCGGCCGGGTCTGCATCTCCG ACCTCCGGATTCCACTCATGTGGAAGGACACAGAATATTTCAAGAACAAAGGTG ACTTGCACCGCTGGGCTGTGTTCCTGCTACTGCAGCTGGGGGAACACATCCAGGACACAGAGATGATCCTGGTGGACAGGACCCTTACAGACATCTCCTTTCAGAGCAATGTGCTCTT CGCTGAGGCGGGGCCAGACTTTGAACTTCGGTTAGAGCTGTATGGGGCCTGTGTGGAAGAAGAGGGGGCCCTGACTGGTGCCCCCAAGAGGCTTGCCACCAAACTCAGCAGCTCCCTGGGCCGCTCCTCAGGGAGGCGTGTCCGGGCATCGCTGGACAGTGCTGGGGGTTCAGGGAGCAGTCCCATCTTGCTTCCCACCCCAGCTGTTGG TGGTCCTCGTTACCACCTCTTGGCTCACACCACACTCACCCTGGCAGCAGTGCAAGATGGATTCCGCACACATGACCTCACCCTTGCCAGTCATG AGGAGAACCCTGCCTGGCTACCCCTTTATGGTAGTGTGTGTTGCCGTCTGGCAGCTCAGCCTCTCTGCATGACTCAGCCTACTGCAAGTGGTACCCTCagggtgcag CCAGCTGGGGAGATGCAGAACTGGGCACAAGTGCATGGAGTTCTAAAAGGCACAAACCTCTTCTGTTACCGGCGACCTGAGGATGCAGACACTGGGGAAGAGCCGCTGCTTACTATTGCCATCAACAAG GAGACTCGAGTCCGGGCAGGGGAGCTGGACCAGGCTCTAGGACGGCCCTTCACGCTAAGCATCAGTAACCAGTATGGGGATGATGAGGTGACACACACCCTTCAGACAGAAAGTCGGGAAGCCCTGCAGAGCTGGATGGAGGCTCTGTGGCAGCTTTTCTTTGACATGA GCCAGTGGAAGCAGTGTTGTGATGAAATCATGAAAATTGAAACTCCTGCTTCCCGGAAACCACCCCAAGCACTGGCAAAGCAGGGGTCCTTGTACCATGAGATGG TTTTATCAGAGCCTATAGCCCCAGGGGGCCTAGGTGAGGGGCTGCTCCTGCAGGATAACGCAATCTCGGCTGAGATCCGGGCTTTGCTTTCCTCCTATTACAGTGACAGGTGA